The genomic stretch AGGTTGGTTAACTTCAGAATATATCTGTTGGGCATTTGCTCCTAAAACCACCACTACAGGCTTGCAGACTGAAGCCATTGCCTTCTCTATGGTATGGCGAAGTAAGCTGCATCCCTGATAGGGTAAGAGTTGTTTAGGTTTACCCATGCGGGTTGATGCACCTGCTGCTAAGATAATAATCGCAATATTTGATTCAGTTGGTTTTAGCTGTGAATGGGTTATTTTCATTTCATAATTCAAATACTCAAGAGTCAACATTCAACAACCTTTATAGTTTATTAATTGGAATTTTATTGACTTGATTTCGTTCATGAATTGGTTCCATGCGGTGTTTTAAAAAGCCACCACCACGGTTTGCTAACACGGCTTGAATCTCAGCAATGATGGATAATGCGATCGCTTCTGGTGAATCTGCACCAATATCAATGCCAACAGGAGTATATAACTTTTGTAGCTGTATGGGTGTACATTCTATTCCTTCTGTGCGTAAATCTTGCAGTAACCTGGCAGTGCGTTGCTTTGAACCCAAACAACCCAGATAGCTGATCGCAGCAGGGATTAGCACTTTCAAAATTTCTAAATCATCGAGGTAGTTATGAGTCATGACCACAGCAATGGTGTCATCATCAATAGATATTTGCTTGTGTAGAATTTCCCTGCGGGTGAGAATCACCTGATCAGCCATGACAAAACGCTCTTGAGTTACCTCACTCCCTCGACAATCAACAATAGTGACTCGCCAACCTAAGGCTTTAGCAAACTCTGCTACAGGTACACTATCACGACCGGCACCAAAAATTATTAGGTGTGGCGGGGGTTTAATAAACTCGATAAAAATATCTACTTTACCCACTGCTAATTGGTATTGATGGAAACTTGAATGTTTATTTTCCAGAGCAGCTTGAGCATCTTTGAGCAAAGCAGCAGTCAAATACTTGTCTTGAATATCAGTATTTGCACGATTATTTGATTGCAGGATTAAACGCGCCCCAACCTGAACATTAACCGTACCTTCCACAGCAATAACAGTGGCAATAATACCTTGCTGCTGGTTATAGAAACATTGATGAATAAAAGCTAAGGGATTAAGGAGATTATCTTGATTTAGAGGCTCAATCAAGACGTTTACCACACCATTACAACCCAGCCCAAATCCCCAGATAATGTCCTCATCAGCAGTGGTATCATAAGTGACGACTATGGGTTTTCCATCTGCCATCGAGACGCGAGTATGCTCAAATACATCATTTTCCAAGCAACCACCGCTAATGGTTCCTACCATTTTACCAGTTGATGTGATCAGCATCCGCGCACCAGGTTGGCGATAGGTAGAGCCTTGAACATTGACAACAGTAGCAAGAAATACTTGTTGATCGTTGTGTTGACTTTTGGCAAATGCTGCTAGAATAGAATTTAGCTGTTTCATCTTGGCTACTGGACACTCCCGTTATAGCCAAGCTTAACAATTTGCTATCAATGATGTAAAGTAAAAATTTTTGTGGCTTTTGTGGAGATATTTTATGAATAGAATATTGTATTATCACCAGCAATCAAACTTTTCTAGGAAAATTCGCATATTGTTAGCTGAAAAAAAAATAGATTGCGAACTCAAAGAAGTTAATCTTAAGAATAAACCGTCTGAATTTATTAAAATTTCTCCCATTGGTAAAGTACCTGTGTTTGTAGAACAAGATGGTACAGTTATTTGGGATTCTACATTAATTGCAGAGTATTTAGAGGAAACCTATCCACAACCTCGTTTTTACCCAAGTAATCCTCGAGAACGGCTTGAGTGTCGTAAATGGGAAGAATTAGCAGATAATTTAGGTGATAATATCATCAATTTATGGCTTTTAAATTTGACTAATAATTTAGAGGTAACTGATTATCGAACCAAATTAGAAACGTCAATTAATCGCCTTTTACCAATTTTTGAGGAACAATTATCCCAGTCTCCATACTTATTAGGTGATGACACATGGACAGCAGCGGATGTAGCAGCATTATGTTCCGTGGGTTACTACAGCCTTCGCTTGGATAAAGATTGGGTTTTGCAATATCCTAACTTAGGAAATTGGTTTAATAAATTGCACGAGCGCGAGTCAGTCAAGTCAACTGTTCCTATGCCTTTGAATTAAGGCAGACTGGGGAGAATCATTGCGATCGCTTGTGGAAGCAACACCAGCAGAGGGAATTTTGGACGGACCAATTTGCGATCGCTTACCGCTCAAATCTTGGAGTCAAGGCAGAGTGACTTTATTAGGTGATGCGGCTCATCCCATGTCACCTTCTGTGGCACAGGGAGCAAATAGTACGTTTGAAGACGCCTATGAACTAGCGTTGTGCTGTTCCCAAGCATCCAGCATTCAAGAAGCTCTGGCTCGCTACGAACAGCGTCGTATACCCCGTACCCAACTGATGCAAACCCGTAGCGCTTTGGGTGAAATGGGTTACGACGCAACGGACAGGGAGGCTGCTGACAAGCAAATGCAGGAGCAGTCACAGATGAGTCGTGAAGAATTTGAAGATTGGGCTTTTAATTACAAGCCTGAGGTTAAATTCGATTATAATTATTCTAGTCTCTAGAAACAGGAACTTTTATGATTATCAAAAATCCCTTAAAACAAACAGAATATCACTCCAGACTAGGATTGGAAGTCCTTCCAGGATGTAACTTAATTAATCTGACAGATTCACAAAGACATCAATTAAAACAATCTCTATGGGAACATGGTGTTATTGTTGTCAAAAATCAACAGCTGACTGCATCGGAGTTAGAAGAATTTGCCATAAAAACTTTTGGAAATTTGATGTTTGGAGGTAAGTCTTTTTCTTTAGACCCCGATCTACCTCCAGATATCCAGAGCCAATATACAGCTATTTTAGGTAATCCTAAAGGATTTGATCAAGAACCTCCTAAAAAGATTTATGGAGCTCGGGTGTGGCATCAAGATAAAGATGGAGTACCCAGAATAGAAGAATTAGATATGAATGCACTGTATGTTGTCATGCTCTACACTATAAAAGTTCCTGAAGAGGGAGAAAATGGACAACCTCACACCACAGAATATTTAGACTTAGTAGAAGCTTATAACAATCTTGATCCGAGTCATCAAAAGGAATTAGAAGGAATATCAATGTATCAAATGCCACCCATGTTTGATCGTCAAAATCTTGACTGGGATGATGTACCCAAAAAACTCCATCCCATTGTTTCAACTCACAAAGTTACGGGTCAAAAAGGATTATATTTGGGTTCTTGGAATACAGCAATTCCTCTGGGTATGGAAGATAAACGAGAAGAAGCACAACAATACTGGCAAGATTTATTTCAGACTGTTTTAAAACGCACCCCTGTATATTCCCATGTTTGGGAGCCAGGAGATCTTATTTTTTGGGATAACTCACAAGTAATGCACCGGGGAACTTTCTATGATTCTACCAAATACCAGCGTATTGGATTACGGTTAGGAGTTGTGGATTGTCAATGAAATAATCTATCAGCAGTTTTACAAGTCGATCAAATGATGATTTGGATTGATAATTAATTGATAATGAATCACTACTACCAAAAAAATATTGTGATTATCGGAGGGGGGCCAGCGGGATTAGGGGCAGCTTTAATGTTAGCCCAAAGAGGCTGGAAAGATATTACGGTTATTGAGAAAAGACCCTCAGCCGACTATTACGAACCAGATAAATCCTTTAGTTATCAAATTGATGGCAGGGGTCAAAAATTAACTGATTTATTAAAACTAACTGCTAAACTCGCTGATTTGAGTGTCCCTAGTACTGACTTTTACTTTACTCTCATTCAAAAAGACGGCACACGCAAAACAACGAAACTACCCATTGCTGATTCTAAACGGAAAACAGCCTACTGGCTGCCCAGAGCATCTTTTGTGGAGTTACTTTACCAAGAAATTGAACACCATTGGCAAGATGAAATTAAGGTCTTATTTAATACTAAATGTATAGAGATTAAACAACATCTAGAGCATTTAGAAATTATTACCCAATCTCAAGATCAGGAACAATTGACCTTTATTCCTACTTTGATAGTAGGTTGTGATGGTTTAAATTCTATTGTGCGTCAAACTCTGCATCAATGGGAAAAAGGTCAATCAAATTCCTTTGAAATGCAAAAGTTTCCTTCTCCTAGTTCCGGTTTAAAATATAAAGTTCTCACGTTACCTCCCCAATTTACTCTATCAGAACAAGAAGGAGATGTAGCACAATCTACAATGGCTTATGCCATTCGGTCTACTTTTAAAGAGCGCAAAAAAGCCATTAATCTGGGTTTATTACCCTTTAAAAATCCGAATCAACCCAGAACTGCAAATATTATTACCTACCCTGATCATCAAATCTGGCAACTAGAAACTCCAGCAGAAGTTGAACAATTTATGAAACAAGCATTTCCTCAGATTCCCCTGGAAAAAATGATTTCCCCTGAAGAAATAGTCAGATTTACATCTAGTGACGGAGGCAAGTTTCCCATTCCTCAATATTGTTCAGGATTGTATCAAATTTGGGGAAAACCTGAAGAGAGTCAAGGAACAGCCATCATTTTATTGGGAGATGCGGCTCATTGTTTTCCTCCTGACATTGGACAAGGGGTTAATTCTGCTTTAGAAGATATCTATGTTTTCCAGGAAATATTAGCCGAAACTCAAGATAATCTCTCTCAAGCACTTCCTCGCTATCAAAACCTACGCCAACCCGATATTAAAGCCTTAATTCGTTTAGTACAAATTAGTTATCCTTGGCAATATAATCAAGACCCATTACAAAAACGATTGTGGAGTCTTAATTTCTTTCTACGCTTATTATTGAATCGTGTATTTCCTTTTATATTTAATCCCCATTCCTTCATAATGATTCAAAATCATGAATTATCTTACTCGGATATTATTGCTAAAAGTAACAGGACTACTCAAGTGTTATCGATATTGGTAGGATTGGCAATATTGACTTTATTGTTGAAACTTTTCAATTAGAATAATTTTTACTGATCAAGACAGGGAATCAACGTCAAAGAAGACTGTACCTCATAACTGCGATAAACTCTATATGTATGTTTATGTATGGTCTCTATATCTGCCAATTTTCTTATCCAAAACTCAGGTCAAATTAAGTTTCAAAAGCTAATTTATCACCAAAGACTTGTTGCCAATCAGTATTAAATTGTTCAACTGCCAAAGGTATAGCCGGATGTGAAACCATTTGTCCCATTATACCTACAGGCAAAGTAATCGCACCAACCCCTGCTTGTAATACCTCTAAAACTTGACGCGGATTTTTAAAACTAGCAGGTAATAAACAACAACTTAGCTGTTGTTGTTGGACAAGTTGTTGAAGTTGCTCCACAACTGTGACACCATTTCCCCCAAAAACATCAATTCGATTTACATAAGGAGCTAAATAATCTGCACCTGCTAGTGCAGCTAAAAAACCTTGTTGAACTGTATAAATTGCCGTAGCTAATAGAGGGATCTGCTTCCGATGTAACTGTTTCATTGCCACCAGACCTATTTCCGTGGCGGGAATTTTAACCACAATATCATAGGGTAAAGCTGTTATTTTCTCAGCTTCAAAGATAATTTCATCTACAGATTGACTAATAACTTGAATGTGGAAACGTGCCTCATTACCTAGTATAGAGTTTACTTCTTTAAGTAGTTGATTTACACCTATGTTGGCTTGAGCCAGAATACTGGGGTTGGTGGTTATTCCTTTAATCGGTAAGCAAGAGTGAAAACGTGCTATTTGTTCAACATCGGCACTGTCTAAATATAGTTCTAACATTATTAATTCCTCTTTACTGAATAAAAATGCTCCGCAGCACAGTTATGTAAGCCTTAGGGTAAACTTGTTGATATTGAACACCAGATGATGCCAAAACCATAGATAGCATTTATTGCATTTATTAGGTACACTTATCAACTTCAAAGTCCCCCTTTTTAAGGGGGATTTAGGGGGATCCCTTTGTACCTCATGGGAAAGAGAATTGCTATAGTTATGATTTGAGAATAAAAGTCATTTTGGGCAGCAAATTGCTTTCGTTCGTGCTGAGCCAACCTCCAAGCAACTCATAGAATTAGCCATAGCGCAAGTCCCCAGAAAGGAATAAATCGAAACCAGCCAATCCTACTGTTAACTGACCCCAAAAGTAAAGCCTGAACAATGGAAAAAAGTACTAAATCTACACAGAAAGCTAATGTAACTCGGTTCGTTATCAATTGCTCCCCAAAATAGTTCATTCTCTGGACCAAATCTCCAAACTCTGGTCGGCAGAGCACCCCCCAAACTAAGGCAATTATCCCCACTATCATTCCTGTCCAACCAAATACACGAGCTAATATTCCCTTGTTCGTTTCCTCCTTTACTGGCGGAATTGGTGTATTATAGCGCAGTGCCATATAAGGGGTAAGAACAGCATTCGTTCCGAACATCGCCAGACTCCAAATGAGAATCTTGGGGAGATGAATTGTCCTTCTATCGACCAGGAGTAGAGGTAAAAACATAAAAATCCAAGCTTCGGCAAAGTTGAAGAGTGCTTCTAAGGTAGGATGAACCACTGGTGCTTCTAGATAATCAATCCCTACTAGGTTCAAAAGGGGTAGAATAAAGAAAAAATTGAGAGATTCATTTACTATTTCCTCTATAGTTTCTGGTTGAATCGCCCAAGCGGGTTCCCCTGGAATAAGTTGCCCTGGTGGAGATAGCAACAGAATGTAAATATAGGCGATCGCTATTAACCCAAATACTATAGCAAGAAACCGTTGACTTTTTGCAATCCCTTGGCCTAAGGGAGAGGTTTCCCTAGTACTTTCATCTTGCCGATTTTTCAGCAGTTTCCGTATCAGCGGAGATACCAGTCGGATGATAAAGAATGCCGCCTTCCCTGGTTTTATGGGTGGTTCAACCAGATCACGGGCTAAAACTAACTTGCCAGTTACCTCAGAACAACGATAAAAGCTAACACCTCGTCCGTTGGGAAAGGGAATGCCGTCTAACTCAACGTGCCATAGTATTCCTACTGCCAGGGGATCGCCTGTGGTGATATCGTCAATTACGAATTTTAACTCATCCGGGATACCTTGACAGGATTCTTCCAGAAGTTTTCTGACAGCTTCCTTTCCTTTGAATGGTTGGGAAAAGTTCAGATCCTCGTAAATACACTGGTCGTCTATCCACTCCATGGCGGCGTTAACATCCCTACGATTGATGGCTTCATAGATGGACTGGATGAGATTATGGGCAGGTGTGGTCATGAGATTTGAAATTTTAGATTTTAGGTAAGCATTTAGTAGTAAACCTGCATGGCAGGGATTAACAGAAGCACCTTTCCAAGAATTAAGTGATGAGCAATTATACGATATCTGGCACAGACATACAAAGCATTGCCCTAGTTGTCGGCAATCTCTAGTGTTGATAGATACAATCAAAGATTATTGTGTAAATTTTACCGCAGTTTTGGCAATATTAGTCTTGTTACTAATACTAATTAATCGGCAGATAATAATAGTTTTGATACCAGTGTTGTTGGGCATATTGAGTTTAATTTGCTCCTATAAACTAGGCTCAATTCGGGAAAGATTTATCAGCAGCATTCCCAACAAAGGGTTACCCGTGGTTGACTTATATGAAAATTAACATCATCACATGTCACAACAACTTATCTGGTGTAATTGGTAAATCACGGATACGTTTACCTGTAGCATGGTAAATAGCATTAGCGATCGCAGCCGATACTCCTGTAATCCCAATTTCACCCAAACCCCGCACCCCTGCGGGATTAAAATTATAGTCAGGTTCGCCAACAAAGGTGACCTGAATCCGAGGAATGTCTGCGTGAGTGGGAAGGTGATAGGTGGCCAGGTCGTAAACCACAGGATAGCCAATATTGGGGTCAAAATGACACGCTTCCATCAAGGCGTGGCCAATACCCATAATTACAGCACCCCGTATCTGAGACGCTGCAGTTTTGGCATTCATTACTCGCCCAATATTCATCACAGACACCCAACGGTTGACGCGCAAGCGGGCAATGTCTTCATCTACGCTGACTTCACAAAAATGTGCCCCCCAGGATTGGAATGCCCATGTTTTACCCTCTTCACCGGGTGCAGAAGAGGCTGTCGCTTCAAAAGCAGCTTGTCCGGACTGATGCAGGGTGGCAAAGGCTTCTTGGGCTGTTGCGGCAAGAGCCGTCTTCAGAACTTGCTCACAAGCCGCCATCACTGCTGGTACAAGGGTTGCTGTCATTTGGGAAGCACCCGCCATCCCACCATTTGGCAGTAAAGAGTCTCCCATCTCCACCCGTACCTGTTCTACGGCTAGCCCCAATACCTCGGCTGCTGTACCTGCAACAATGGTATATGCACCCGTACCCATGTCATTAGCACTAGTGAGGATATGGGCAGTACCATCCGCTAACAACCGCACTGTGACTGTGGCTGAACTCCGTAAAGCGGGGAAGGTTGATGCCGCCATGCCCCAACCAATCAGCTTACCATCACGGGTGAGAGAGCGCACCTGTTTTGGTCTATCTTGCCACCCAAATTGTTCCGCACCCAGCCGCAAACATTCCCCGAAATGCTTGGCAGAGAACGGTAAACCCCGGCGCTGGTGTTCCTTAGTTTCATTTTTTAACCGCAGTTCCACTGGGTCGATTTTTAACTCCCACGCCAATTCATCCATGGCTGATTCTAGTGCCCATAACCCCGGATTTTCCCCTGGGGCACGCATGAATGCGGGTGTCCCAACGTTCATCACCGCCAATTCCTGACGGGTTCGCAGATTGGGTGCAGCGTACATAGCTGGTGTGATGCCTGTACAAGGTTCAGTAAAAATATCAACTGGTGAGGTACAGGATTTAACCCCATGGTCTATCGCCATCAAGCTACCATCAGCATTTGCCCATAAACGAATCGTTTGTTCCGTTTCAGAACGGTGTCCGGCGTTGGCGGTCATTTGCCGACGGCTGAGAACAACTTTCAGGGGACGTAGCAGTTGACGGGCAGCTGCTGCACCAAGAATGGCATGGGGCCAAGGAAAGCCTTTAGAACCAAAGGCTCCACCAATAAAAGGTGTGATAATACGCACTTTTTCCGGGGGAAGTCCAAACAGGTCTGCATAGGTTCCCTGACTGCGAATGACCCCTTGGGATGGTTCATAAACCGTTAGGGTGTCTGCATCTTGCCAGTGGGCAATGATGGCATGGGGTTCCATCGGTGCGTGTAGTTCGGTGGAAGTTGTGTAAGTAGCTGTAATCTGGGCTGCTGCACCTGCCATGGCACTGGCAAAGTCCCCAGGAGCAAAATTCCCCTTCTCAAACGTCATCTGTTGCCCAAACATGGGTGGAGCTTCGTTAAAGGTAGCTTTGCTGGCTTCTACAATTGGTTCTTGGGTTATGTATTTTACCTTAACTAAATGGGCAGCGTGACGTGCCCGTTCAAAGGTATCTGCGACTACTAAGCCAATAATCTGTCCTGCATAGTAAATTTGGTCATCTGATAACGGTAGTCGTGCCTCGTAGATTTTCGAGGTGATAAAATCGTTAGCTGGTTTAGATACGGTCGGGGCGTTTTTATGAGTGAAAACCGCAATTACCCCTGGTGCTGTTGCTGCCCCTTGGGTATCAATACTTGTAATCTGGCCATGAGCAATATTAGCAGTCACCAGATAACCATGAACTAAACCAGGAATTTGATGTTCAGCAGCGTAGGTTGCTGTCCCTGTAACCTTTGCTCGTCCATCCTTACGGTTAAGACTAGTACCAGTTACTTGATTCATACCACCCCTCCTCCTTGAGCAGAAACCATGAGGGCGCGACGAATCGCCCGCTTGGCCAGTTCGACTTTATAACCGTTGTGAGTTAAAGGTTTGGCTAAGTCCAAGGCAATTTCTGCAGCCTCGGTAAATGTTGCTACATCCGCCGACTTACCAATCAAAAACTCTTCTGCTGCTGTTGCTCGCCAGGGCTTGTGTGCTACCCCACCCATTGCCAAACGTGCAGCTTGGATTTGCTCCTCTTGCAAGTTTACCGCCGCCGCCACAGAAATTAAAGCAAAGGAATAGGAAGCGCGATCGCGTATTTTCAAATAAACCCCAGATTTCCCAAAGGATAAGCTCGGTAGAATCACAGCGGTAATTAACTCCCCTGGTTCTAAATTGGTGTCTTGCTCGGGTCTATTTCCCGGTAGACGGTGGAAATCTTTAAACGGTATTTGCCTTTGCCCTTGGGGACTTGCTACTTCCACCACCGCATCCAATGCAGCTAGGGCAACACACATATCTGACGGGTGGACTGCTACACACTGCTCGCTGGCACCAAGGATGGCATGAGTACGGTTAATTCCCGCGATTGCGGGGCAGCCTGTCCCTGGTTGCCGTTTATTACAAGGAAAGGCGGTATCGTAATAATAGGGACAACGGGTACGTTGCAGCAGGTTTCCCCCCACTGTAGCCATGTTGCGAATTTGCTGAGATGCGCCAGATAGAATTGCCCTAGCTAACATGGGATAGTTGCGGCGAATATCACTATTGTCTGCCACTGCGGTATTACTAACTAGCGCTCCTAGACGCAGACTACCATCAGCCATCGGTTCAATGTTCTGCATCTGTAACCGAGAGATATCAATCAGTTGCGATGGCTGATCTAAGAATACTTTCAGACGGTCAACTAAATTCGTTCCACCAGCAATAAACATGGAGTTTTGGTCAGCAACTGCCTGGTTTACCGCATCTGACAACGAGGTGGCACGGGTATAGGTGAAGTTATTCATAATGCTGAGTTATCTCCAGATTCACTGACCATCACCGCTGCCACAGGAGAAGGTGCTTTTTGTCCAATTACCTGCTGTACGGCTGCCACAATACCATTGTAAGCACTGCATCGGCAGAGATTCCCACTCAGTCGTTCCTTGATTTCCGCCTCGGAGAGTTCAGCTAGTTGCGGAGGACTATGCAAATCTGGTGTCACCGCACTAACACAACCCCGTTTAACTTCCTCCAAAAGAGCCACAGAAGCGCAAATTTGCCCTGGGGTACAATAGCCGCATTGGAAGCCATCATTGTCAATAAATGCCTCCTGCACCGGATGGAGAGTATCCCCTGTTGCCAAGCCTTCAATGGTGACAATTTCTTTTCCCTCCTGCATTACAGCCAACGCGAGACAGGAATAAACTCGCTGACCATCAATTAAAACAGTGCAAGCTCCACATTGACCATGATCGCACCCCTTTTTACTACCTACTAATCTCAAATATTCACCCAGAGCATCTAGGAGTGTTACACGGGGTTCAATGGTGAGGGTGTGCTGTTTACCATTTACGGTAAGAGTCACATTCATTTTGGCTTCGCTTCCTTGTACAGTACTCTGACAGAGTCGCTATAAAAATTCAATTGTACCATCCTTACTCCCCCAATCTTTCATAAAAATTCCATAGTGGGACTTAACCAGAAATCAAGATATAAATCCAGTATAATATCGCTACCTTTGGGCATTTTGGCGCGAATTTATTCATAATTTCGAAAGGGATACAGCAATAGAACAGGGGGTTTTCTCCCCTCGCGCTTTTCATAAAAACAGTGAGATGCACCCGCTTTGTTGGGAGCATCTCATTTTGGCAAATATATCGTTTTATTTCGGCGGTAGAATCACCATGATACAGCTATTTGGGGTATGTTTCTTCCAAAGTGGGATGCTCCTGCTTTGTTTGGGGCGTTCTTTTTGTTTAACTCCCGCTAATCAGTAACAGGAAGTACTCAGTAATTGGTAACCCCAAGAATAGGTTGAGGATTTGTATTAGGTAACTGTGGTGGTGTGAAGCTACCAGAGTATAGAGGTGATTCCTCTTGAACAATGACTGGTAAGGATTGGCGCATTTGAGCAGCAATCGCTACAGTTTTTACATCATAGGTTTGAGTGAATAGCTTCGGATAAAGACCGATGCCAATAATAGGGATTAACAGACAAGCCGTAATGAAAATTTCGCGAGGCTTGGCATCCCCTAGGTATTTCTCAATAATTATTCCAGAGTTATATTTACCGAAAAATACCTGTCTGAGCAGTGAAAGCAGATAAATCGGAGTTAGGATTAATCCCACTGCGGCTAATAGAACGATGACGACTTTGAAAGATGAGCTGTAGACACTGCTAGTGGTGACTCCAAGAAAGACTGACAACTCACCAACAAAACCACTCATTCCTGGTAAGGCTAGGGATGCCATGGAACCAGCAGTGAAAAGGGCAAATACTTTGGGCATGTCTTGTGCCATTCCTCCCATTTTCGCCATCGCTAGCGTATGAGTACGTTCGTAGGTGACACCAGATAGGAAGAATAAGGCAGCAGCGATTAACCCATGGGAAAGCATTTGTAAGATAGCTCCATTCATTCCTAATTCAGTGAACGAAGCAATCCCAATTAAGACAAAACCCATGTGAGAAATTGATGAGTAAGCTAGTCGTCGTTTGAGATTGTCTTGGCTAAAAGCAAGCAAAGCACCGTAGATAATATTGACCACACCTAATACTGCTAGCACTGGTGCGAAGTAAGTATGGGCATGAGGAAGCATTTCTAGATTCATGCGCATCAGTCCATACCCACCCATTTTCAATAAGACCCCAGCTAATATCATCGACACTGGAGCAGAAGCTTGGCTG from Moorena sp. SIOASIH encodes the following:
- a CDS encoding xanthine dehydrogenase family protein subunit M; this translates as MNNFTYTRATSLSDAVNQAVADQNSMFIAGGTNLVDRLKVFLDQPSQLIDISRLQMQNIEPMADGSLRLGALVSNTAVADNSDIRRNYPMLARAILSGASQQIRNMATVGGNLLQRTRCPYYYDTAFPCNKRQPGTGCPAIAGINRTHAILGASEQCVAVHPSDMCVALAALDAVVEVASPQGQRQIPFKDFHRLPGNRPEQDTNLEPGELITAVILPSLSFGKSGVYLKIRDRASYSFALISVAAAVNLQEEQIQAARLAMGGVAHKPWRATAAEEFLIGKSADVATFTEAAEIALDLAKPLTHNGYKVELAKRAIRRALMVSAQGGGVV
- a CDS encoding 2Fe-2S iron-sulfur cluster-binding protein, whose product is MNVTLTVNGKQHTLTIEPRVTLLDALGEYLRLVGSKKGCDHGQCGACTVLIDGQRVYSCLALAVMQEGKEIVTIEGLATGDTLHPVQEAFIDNDGFQCGYCTPGQICASVALLEEVKRGCVSAVTPDLHSPPQLAELSEAEIKERLSGNLCRCSAYNGIVAAVQQVIGQKAPSPVAAVMVSESGDNSAL
- a CDS encoding NAD(P)H-quinone oxidoreductase subunit 4, with the protein product MLPVNFPWITTIILLPLVASLVIPIIPSKCLRMIRWYALGVAVLDFVLILYGFWHHYDFRNSEFQLRESYTWIPQLGISWSVGVDGLSMPLIVLSGLVTTLAIVAAWKINHKPRLFYCLMLVMYSAQIGVFAAQDLVLFFLMWELELLPVYLLISIWGGKQRFYAATKFILYTAAGSVFILVAALVMAFAGDTVTFDMQTLGNRHYPIALELVAYAGFLIAYGVKLPIFPLHTWLPDAHSQASAPVSMILAGVLLKMGGYGLMRMNLEMLPHAHTYFAPVLAVLGVVNIIYGALLAFSQDNLKRRLAYSSISHMGFVLIGIASFTELGMNGAILQMLSHGLIAAALFFLSGVTYERTHTLAMAKMGGMAQDMPKVFALFTAGSMASLALPGMSGFVGELSVFLGVTTSSVYSSSFKVVIVLLAAVGLILTPIYLLSLLRQVFFGKYNSGIIIEKYLGDAKPREIFITACLLIPIIGIGLYPKLFTQTYDVKTVAIAAQMRQSLPVIVQEESPLYSGSFTPPQLPNTNPQPILGVTNY